In Luteitalea sp. TBR-22, one genomic interval encodes:
- a CDS encoding lipopolysaccharide assembly protein LapB: MIDLYLAGDYAVATRAIDASLQQEREPDVSAALARIRQDLGASRADSDERRQSVRRLQGAVLVPLESLLPVSVRVADDPRFPPLEQALRQGIDAVAAVERSTEPALGAFRAWAQVGLMQFLLNTGRVAEAEQVGQGMRLPRQLPDLQAEHDLLRGVVRERTARIVTGGASGGQTFVVPEAVGAQGAIGSGSAAGGVTGRVDRAVLARRYWASAARWYERVLDARPSHPEARLRLARTWLDRGEADRALTMLAPLVTPPCASSVCALAVLFTGEAYERRGEVGRAAESYRAASADARTRQSAVLALLGLSLPDDAEQGLVLARTLAGSSAPTDDLPDAWSVYVGGRRDDVEAVLGPLRRGLRP, translated from the coding sequence GTGATCGATCTCTATCTCGCCGGCGACTACGCCGTGGCGACACGCGCAATCGATGCCTCCCTCCAGCAGGAGCGCGAGCCCGACGTCTCGGCGGCGCTCGCGCGGATTCGCCAGGACCTTGGCGCGTCGCGGGCCGACAGCGACGAGCGACGGCAGTCCGTGCGTCGACTGCAGGGCGCGGTACTCGTGCCGCTTGAATCGCTGCTGCCGGTTTCGGTGCGCGTCGCGGATGACCCGCGGTTTCCACCCCTCGAACAGGCGCTGCGTCAGGGCATCGACGCTGTGGCCGCCGTGGAACGATCCACCGAGCCCGCCCTGGGCGCGTTCCGGGCATGGGCCCAGGTTGGCCTCATGCAGTTCCTCCTGAACACCGGCCGGGTCGCGGAGGCGGAGCAGGTGGGGCAGGGGATGCGCCTGCCGCGGCAGCTTCCGGATCTGCAGGCCGAGCATGACCTGCTGCGCGGGGTGGTGCGCGAGCGCACCGCGCGCATCGTCACCGGCGGGGCGAGCGGCGGGCAGACGTTCGTGGTGCCCGAGGCGGTCGGCGCACAAGGCGCGATCGGGAGCGGCAGCGCGGCGGGGGGCGTCACCGGGCGTGTGGATCGCGCCGTGCTCGCCCGCCGGTACTGGGCGTCAGCGGCCCGATGGTACGAGCGGGTCCTCGACGCCAGGCCTTCCCATCCCGAAGCACGTCTGCGTCTGGCGCGCACGTGGCTGGATCGCGGTGAGGCGGACCGGGCGCTGACGATGCTCGCACCGCTCGTGACACCGCCCTGTGCCTCGTCGGTCTGTGCCCTCGCCGTGCTCTTCACGGGCGAGGCGTACGAGCGTCGCGGCGAGGTTGGCCGCGCGGCCGAGTCGTACCGGGCTGCCAGCGCCGATGCCCGCACCCGGCAATCGGCGGTGCTGGCCCTGCTGGGCCTGTCGCTGCCTGATGACGCGGAGCAGGGGCTCGTGCTGGCCCGTACCCTGGCAGGCTCGTCGGCACCGACAGACGATCTCCCCGACGCGTGGAGCGTGTACGTCGGCGGCCGCCGCGATGATGTGGAGGCCGTGCTCGGGCCGTTGCGGCGAGGG